In Lysobacter firmicutimachus, one genomic interval encodes:
- the mprF gene encoding bifunctional lysylphosphatidylglycerol flippase/synthetase MprF, whose amino-acid sequence MPVSDESAAAPPAPAWRRALSMLASLAILALALHALAGEFSAQGYRAIRHAVARIDDARVAAALLLGLASYACLVGFDAIGLRRSAGRVKPLRLVVTAFLANAVGHTLGFAALTGGAVRLRGYGAAGLSLADIGQVVLMSTLGFVFGAWLLLAGALSLEPAPAAALLPLSEAAIRALGAALALGFLALLALAGRHGRKLSLRGHALWLPDRNTVLRVSALSVVELMLAGGALYVLLAPALPQAGGGWFGFLGFVGLYLVAVVAGLVSSVPAGIGVFEWSLLKLLPGVAPASLLAAALVYRITYYALPLALATLLGAVGALRGPVARRAGAARSLWLAIRPWLPHLIALAAFVLGAALILDGTLPKPRHRLSGAPLPLVETSQLLASLGGVGLLLIGQGLQRRSHAAWALALAVCVLMPLPSWLRGGHLALALAPPLVALALWAARREFYREGALLDEAWSWPWLRNLGLVLVAAFWLLFFAYSHVEYRNELWWEFLISGNAPRALRAMLLVSVAVIAFGLARLLHATRAPLPAADEAQLAAIRPILAGADDSQAHLALLGDKALLLDEAQRGFAMMQRYGGSLVAMGDPVGPPDVARALIWRFREEADRLGVRPVFYQVGEQHWQTYLDLGLSLVKLGEEALVPLRDFGLQGAQRAELRQAWNRGKRAGLSLRIVPAEQVEPWLPVLQRISDDWLEHKAGEEKGFSLGHFDPAYLRRLPLAVVECEGRAVAFANLWTATNGRELSVDLMRHAADAPKGCMDFLFAELMLWGREQGFERFCLGMAPLSGLPQHRLAGRWNRFANLVARHGERFYGFTGLRRFKAKFDPIWRTRYLAAPGGMHLPAALLDVTRLISLDPRRDDERRPARLPLGAPPQGAADAAGAAMPAADNTRAATPS is encoded by the coding sequence ATGCCCGTTTCCGACGAATCCGCCGCCGCTCCGCCCGCGCCCGCCTGGCGCCGCGCCCTGTCGATGCTGGCGAGCCTGGCGATCCTGGCCCTGGCCCTGCATGCCCTGGCCGGCGAGTTCAGTGCCCAGGGCTATCGTGCGATCCGCCACGCCGTGGCCCGGATCGACGACGCGCGCGTGGCCGCCGCGCTGCTGCTGGGCCTGGCCAGTTACGCCTGCCTGGTCGGCTTCGACGCGATCGGCCTGCGCCGCAGCGCCGGCCGGGTCAAACCGTTGCGCCTGGTGGTCACCGCGTTTCTCGCCAACGCGGTCGGCCACACCCTGGGCTTCGCCGCGCTGACCGGCGGCGCCGTGCGCCTGCGCGGCTACGGTGCGGCCGGCTTGTCGCTGGCCGACATCGGCCAGGTGGTGTTGATGAGCACCCTGGGTTTCGTGTTCGGCGCCTGGCTGTTGCTGGCCGGCGCGCTGTCGCTCGAGCCGGCGCCGGCCGCCGCGTTGCTGCCGCTGAGCGAAGCGGCGATCCGCGCGCTCGGCGCGGCGCTGGCGCTGGGCTTTCTCGCCCTGCTGGCGCTGGCTGGGCGCCACGGCCGCAAGCTGAGCCTGCGCGGCCATGCGCTGTGGCTGCCCGATCGCAATACCGTGCTGCGGGTGTCGGCGCTGAGCGTGGTCGAACTGATGCTCGCCGGCGGCGCCCTGTACGTGTTGCTGGCGCCGGCGCTGCCGCAGGCCGGGGGCGGTTGGTTCGGCTTCCTCGGCTTCGTCGGCCTGTATCTGGTCGCGGTGGTCGCCGGCCTGGTGTCGAGCGTGCCGGCCGGGATCGGCGTATTCGAATGGAGCCTGCTCAAGTTGCTGCCCGGCGTCGCCCCGGCCAGTCTGCTCGCCGCGGCGCTGGTCTACCGCATCACTTACTACGCCCTGCCGCTGGCGCTGGCGACCCTGCTCGGCGCGGTCGGCGCCTTGCGCGGACCGGTCGCGCGCCGCGCCGGCGCGGCGCGCAGCCTGTGGCTGGCGATCCGGCCCTGGCTGCCGCATCTGATCGCGCTGGCCGCGTTCGTGCTCGGCGCCGCGCTGATCCTCGACGGCACCCTGCCCAAGCCGCGCCATCGCCTCAGCGGCGCGCCGCTGCCGCTGGTGGAAACCTCGCAGCTGCTCGCCAGCCTCGGCGGCGTGGGCCTGCTGTTGATCGGCCAAGGCCTGCAGCGACGCAGCCATGCCGCCTGGGCGCTGGCCCTGGCGGTCTGCGTGCTGATGCCGCTGCCGTCGTGGCTGCGCGGCGGCCACCTGGCGCTGGCGCTGGCGCCGCCGCTGGTCGCGCTGGCGCTGTGGGCGGCGCGGCGCGAGTTCTACCGCGAGGGCGCGCTGCTCGACGAGGCCTGGTCGTGGCCGTGGTTGCGCAATCTCGGCCTGGTCCTGGTCGCCGCGTTCTGGCTGCTGTTCTTCGCCTACAGCCACGTCGAGTACCGCAACGAGCTGTGGTGGGAGTTCCTGATCTCCGGCAATGCCCCGCGCGCGTTGCGGGCGATGCTGCTGGTCAGCGTGGCGGTGATCGCGTTCGGCCTGGCGCGCCTGCTGCACGCGACCCGCGCGCCGCTGCCGGCGGCCGACGAAGCGCAGCTGGCGGCGATCCGGCCGATCCTCGCCGGGGCCGACGACAGTCAGGCGCATCTGGCCCTGCTCGGCGACAAGGCCTTGCTGCTCGACGAAGCGCAACGCGGCTTCGCCATGATGCAGCGCTACGGCGGTTCGCTGGTGGCGATGGGCGACCCGGTCGGTCCGCCCGACGTCGCACGCGCGCTGATCTGGCGTTTTCGCGAAGAAGCCGACCGGCTCGGCGTGCGGCCGGTGTTCTATCAGGTCGGCGAACAGCACTGGCAGACCTATCTCGACCTCGGCCTGAGCCTGGTCAAGCTCGGCGAAGAGGCGCTGGTGCCGCTGCGCGACTTCGGCCTGCAGGGCGCGCAGCGCGCCGAACTGCGCCAGGCCTGGAACCGCGGCAAGCGCGCCGGGCTGTCGCTGCGCATCGTCCCGGCCGAGCAGGTCGAGCCGTGGCTGCCGGTCTTGCAACGCATCTCCGACGACTGGCTGGAGCACAAGGCCGGCGAAGAGAAAGGCTTCTCGCTCGGCCATTTCGACCCGGCCTATCTGCGCCGGCTGCCGTTGGCGGTGGTGGAATGCGAAGGCCGCGCGGTGGCCTTCGCCAATCTGTGGACCGCGACCAACGGCCGCGAGCTGTCGGTGGACCTGATGCGCCACGCCGCCGACGCGCCCAAGGGCTGCATGGATTTCCTGTTCGCCGAACTGATGCTGTGGGGCCGGGAACAAGGCTTCGAGCGCTTCTGCCTCGGCATGGCGCCGCTGTCGGGCTTGCCGCAACATCGCCTGGCCGGACGCTGGAACCGCTTCGCCAACCTGGTCGCCCGCCACGGCGAGCGCTTCTACGGCTTCACCGGCCTGCGCCGGTTCAAGGCCAAGTTCGACCCGATCTGGCGCACCCGCTATCTCGCCGCGCCGGGCGGCATGCATCTGCCGGCGGCCTTGCTCGACGTGACCCGATTGATCTCGCTCGATCCGCGCCGCGACGACGAACGCCGGCCTGCGCGACTGCCGCTGGGCGCGCCGCCTCAGGGCGCGGCGGACGCGGCCGGCGCGGCGATGCCCGCCGCCGACAACACCCGCGCGGCGACGCCGTCGTAA
- a CDS encoding virulence factor family protein, with translation MPAPIRFASFLLCLLCAFVAGAAVAAPAAATVSHGRFQRATVRLPAGEVRRVVLWFAGDGDARARRARLEALAGDGALVAQIDLRALQAALRRDGGDCAFSAGDVENFSRFLQAYYRLPTYRLPLLLGDGEGAAWAYAIAAQGHAGLFAGAVSEGFCPSIAPARALCAGGALRLRAEGAYARLQAAPLSLPWLVAADPAQARACTADEVERFVAAVPQARRFARSARGDATPGLRAALIALGAQRHVSLPPPPPDLHGLPLVEAAAAAGGNADSFAIFVSGDGGWADFDRSVAARLGRAGVPTVGVDSLRYFWTPRTPQSFAADLERIVRYYRAQWRRPRVLLIGFSQGADVLPAAYNRLAPDVRAAVRGTALISPGQKAEYEFHLSNWIGGSDRGLPIAPEVARMPAARTLCLYGRDDGDALCPRLPAQAAQRAALPGDHHLGGDYDGVAARVLSAAGIAAPAASAAP, from the coding sequence ATGCCCGCACCGATCCGCTTCGCGTCCTTCCTGCTGTGCCTGCTGTGTGCGTTCGTCGCGGGCGCGGCCGTGGCCGCGCCTGCGGCGGCCACGGTTTCGCACGGCCGCTTCCAGCGCGCGACAGTGCGGTTGCCGGCCGGCGAAGTGCGGCGGGTGGTGCTGTGGTTCGCCGGCGACGGCGATGCGCGCGCGCGGCGGGCGCGCCTGGAGGCGTTGGCCGGCGACGGTGCCCTGGTCGCGCAGATCGATCTGCGCGCGCTGCAGGCGGCCTTGCGCCGCGACGGCGGCGACTGCGCGTTCTCCGCCGGCGACGTGGAAAACTTCTCGCGTTTCCTGCAGGCCTATTACCGCTTGCCGACTTACCGCCTGCCGCTGTTGCTCGGTGACGGCGAAGGGGCGGCGTGGGCGTATGCGATCGCCGCCCAGGGCCATGCCGGTTTGTTCGCGGGCGCCGTGTCCGAAGGTTTCTGCCCCAGCATCGCGCCGGCGCGCGCGCTGTGCGCGGGCGGCGCGCTGCGGCTGCGCGCCGAAGGCGCGTACGCACGCCTGCAAGCGGCGCCGCTGAGCCTGCCGTGGCTGGTCGCGGCCGACCCGGCGCAGGCGCGGGCCTGTACGGCCGACGAAGTCGAGCGTTTCGTCGCTGCGGTGCCGCAGGCGCGGCGTTTCGCCCGCAGCGCGCGCGGCGACGCCACCCCGGGGCTGCGCGCGGCGTTGATCGCGCTGGGCGCACAGCGCCATGTCAGCCTGCCGCCGCCGCCGCCCGACCTGCACGGCCTGCCGCTGGTCGAAGCCGCGGCCGCGGCCGGCGGCAACGCCGACAGCTTCGCGATCTTCGTTTCCGGCGACGGCGGCTGGGCCGATTTCGACCGCAGCGTCGCCGCGAGGCTGGGCCGCGCCGGCGTGCCCACGGTCGGAGTCGATTCGCTGCGCTATTTCTGGACCCCGCGCACGCCGCAGAGCTTCGCCGCCGACCTCGAGCGCATCGTGCGCTACTACCGCGCGCAGTGGCGTCGGCCGCGCGTGCTGCTGATCGGTTTCTCGCAAGGCGCCGACGTGCTGCCGGCGGCCTATAACCGCCTCGCGCCGGACGTGCGCGCCGCCGTGCGCGGCACGGCGCTGATCTCGCCCGGGCAGAAGGCCGAGTACGAATTCCACCTCAGCAATTGGATCGGCGGCAGCGACCGCGGTCTGCCGATCGCGCCGGAAGTCGCGCGCATGCCGGCGGCGCGCACCTTGTGCCTGTACGGTCGCGACGACGGCGACGCGCTGTGTCCGCGCTTGCCGGCGCAAGCGGCGCAGCGCGCCGCGCTGCCGGGCGACCACCACCTCGGCGGCGATTACGACGGCGTCGCCGCGCGGGTGTTGTCGGCGGCGGGCATCGCCGCGCCGGCCGCGTCCGCCGCGCCCTGA